The following proteins come from a genomic window of Nicotiana tomentosiformis chromosome 12, ASM39032v3, whole genome shotgun sequence:
- the LOC104105664 gene encoding histone-lysine N-methyltransferase ASHH3-like isoform X4 gives MPAMKTAVHGGIGHVFSKLTKEIGDPVDFELPDWLNKWQSMPYTFIKRNIYLTKKVKRRVEDDGIFCSCSSTAESSAVCGKDCLCGMLMSSCSSGCKCGSSCLNKLFHQRPVKKMKLVKTEKCGSGIVADEDIKRGEFVIEYVGEVIDDKTCEERLWKMKHSGETNFYLCEINRDMVIDATYKGNKSRYINHSCSPNTEMQKWMNDGETRIGIFAARDIKRGEHLTYDYHRFVQFGADQDCHCGAAGCRRKLGIKPNKPKHPASDAALKIVARQVAATSPKLKALLCTNHVYQTGAPLIGCMGYDSDIKIRRPHNCIGQVIRIIRSLDRRSFGIVKQFDAIAKKHLIMFEDGSVEYFDLSKEDWEFCNFLV, from the exons ATGCCTGCTATGAAG ACTGCTGTTCATGGTGGCATTGGGCACGTATTCAGCAAACTAACAAAGGAGATTGGAGATCCTGTTGACTTTGAACTTCCAGATTGGTTAAATAAATGGCAATCAATGCCCTATACCTTTATAAAGCGCA ATATATACCTTACTAAGAAGGTAAAGCGACGTGTGGAAGATGATGGTATATTTTGTTCCTGCAGCTCAACGGCAGAATCTTCTGCTGTGTGTGGCAAGGATTGTCTCTGTGG CATGCTGATGTCTAGCTGCTCCTCGGGTTGTAAATGTGGGAGTTCTTGTCTGAATAAGTTATTCCATCAACGTCCTGTGAAGAAGATGAAATTAGTGAAG ACTGAGAAATGTGGCTCTGGGATTGTGGCAGATGAAGATATCAAGCGAGGAGAGTTTGTCATAGAGTAtgttggagaag TTATTGATGACAAAACATGTGAAGAGAGACTTTGGAAAATGAAGCACAGTGGGGAAACAAACTTTTACTTGTGTGAAATCAACCGGGATATGGTGATTGATGCCACTTACAAGGGCAACAAATCCCGATACATTAATCATAGTTGTAGTCCAAATACTGAGATGCAGAAATG GATGAATGATGGTGAAACAAGAATTGGCATATTTGCAGCACGGGACATTAAAAGGGGCGAGCATCTGACCTACGATTACCA CAGGTTCGTTCAATTTGGTGCAGATCAAGATTGCCACTGTGGTGCTGCAGGATGTAGGCGAAAGCTGGGTATTAAACCTAACAAGCCAAAACACCCTGCTTCAGATGCTGCATTAAAGATAGTGGCACGTCAGGTGGCTGCCACCTCTCCAAAACTGAAAGCGCTTCTATGCACGAATCAT GTTTATCAAACTGGAGCTCCTTTAATAG GATGTATGGGTTATGATTCTGACATAAAAATCAGGCGACCTCATAATTGCATTGGTCAAGTTATACGAATAATTCGTTCTCTTGACAGGAG GTCCTTTGGAATTGTAAAACAGTTTGATGCCATCGCCAAGAAACATTTG ATCATGTTTGAAGATGGCAGTGTTGAGTACTTTGACCTGTCAAAAGAAGATTGGGAGTTCTGTAACTTTCTGGTGTAA
- the LOC104105668 gene encoding metal tolerance protein 4-like isoform X1, translating into MEGELEANNINGTKTPLLEGWKLSGSGRRSSRRFSRHNSFTSLRRDFLSRLPDKVINSFVIDSEASYIINNLSISSDLTKGEKEYYEKQFETLKSFEEVDSAVASDCIDEEDLEEQAQHERAMRISNYANIILLALKIYATVKSGSLAIAASTLDSLLDLMAGGILWFTHLSMKNINVYKYPIGKLRVQPVGIIVFAAIMATLGFQVLIQAVEQLVENKAPEKMTLNQLAWLYSIMLTATVVKLALWLYCRSSGNNIVRAYAKDHYFDVVTNVVGLIAAVLGDKFYWWIDPVGALILAIYTISNWSATVIENAVSLVGQSAPPEVMQKLTYVVIRHPQVKRIDTVRAYTFGVLYFVEVDIELPEDLPLKEAHIIGETLQIKLEKLPEVERAFVHLDFECEHKPEHSVPSKLPNNES; encoded by the exons ATGGAGGGAGAATTAGAGGCTAACAATATTAATGGAACTAAAACGCCATTGTTGGAGGGGTGGAAGCTTAGCGGAAGTGGACGGCGGAGCAGCCGGCGTTTCAgccggcataactcttttacGTCGCTCCGCCGTGATTTCTTGTCTAGGCTTCCAGATAAGGTGATCAACTCTTTTGTTATTGATTCTGAAGCTTCATACATCATTAATAACCTCTCCATATCCTCTGACTTAACCAAAG GAGAAAAGGAATACTATGAAAAACAGTTTGAGACTTTGAAGTCATTTGAGGAAGTTGATTCTGCAGTTGCTTCTGATTGCATTGATGAAGAGGATCTCGAAGAACAAGCTCAACATGAGAGAGCAATGAGAATCTCCAATTATGCAAACATTATACTGCTTGCTCTCAAG ATCTATGCCACAGTAAAGAGTGGTTCTTTAGCTATTGCTGCATCTACACTGGATTCATTGCTTGACCTCATGGCTGGTGGCATACTATGGTTTACTCATCTTTCAATGAAAAATATTAATGTCTATAAATATCCTATTGGAAAATTGAGAGTGCAGCCTGTTGGAATCATCGTCTTTGCTGCTATTATGGCTACACTTG GCTTTCAGGTGCTGATCCAGGCTGTAGAACAACTAGTTGAAAATAAAGCTCCTGAAAAGATGACTTTGAATCAGCTCGCATGGTTATATTCCATCATGTTAACTGCCACAGTAGTAAAACTTGCCCTTTGGCTTTACTGCAGAAGCTCAGGAAACAACATTGTTCGTGCGTATGCAAAG GATCACTATTTTGATGTGGTTACTAACGTAGTCGGGTTAATAGCAGCTGTACTTGGTGATAAGTTCTACTGGTGGATTGATCCCGTTGGTGCTCTTATCCTTGCTATTTATACAATCTCAAATTGGTCAGCCACTGTGATAGAGAATGCAG TGTCACTGGTAGGACAATCAGCTCCTCCTGAAGTTATGCAGAAGTTAACATATGTTGTTATAAGACATCCTCAAGTGAAACGTATTGATACAGTTCGAGCATACACCTTTGGTGTCTTGTACTTTGTTGAG GTTGATATTGAACTCCCGGAAGATTTGCCATTGAAAGAAGCACATATTATCGGAGAGACTCTACAAATAAAGCTCGAGAAACTCCCTGAAGTGGAACGCGCATTTGTTCATCTTGATTTTGAATGTGAACACAAACCAGAACACTCCGTCCCCAGCAAGCTGCCCAACAATGAATCTTAA
- the LOC104105666 gene encoding E3 ubiquitin-protein ligase SINAT2-like — protein MAPGGSSYQDIGDSRSAYADYGIAPENAEPKSSPFRKSTAVNIIGGNHGTRSNTAVHELLECPVCMNLMYPPIHQCPNGHTLCLKCKTKVHVCPICRHELGNIRCLALEKIAESLELPCRYQIFGCQDIFAYHSRLRHEQNCRFRPYNCPYAGSECTVTGDIQSLVAHLKNDHKVDMHDGCTFNHRYVKANPQDVENATWMLTVFNCFGHQFCLHFEAFNVGVAPVYMAFLRFMGDDDDAKKFSYSLEVGGFGRKLIWQGVPRSIRDSHKTVRDSLDGLLIQRSMALFFSGGDRKELKLKVAGRIWREPL, from the exons ATGGCTCCCGGAGGCAGTAGTTACCAGGATATTGGTGATTCTCGTAGCGCATATGCTGATTATGGTATTGCACCCGAAAATGCTGAACCCAAAAGCTCCCCTTTTAGAAAATCCACAGCTGTTAATATTATTGGTGGGAATCATGGAACAAGATCTAATACAGCTGTCCATGAGCTACTCGAATGCCCTGTTTGTATGAATCTAATGTACCCTCCAATTCATCAG TGTCCAAACGGTCATACGTTATGCCTGAAGTGCAAGACAAAAGTCCATGTATGCCCAATTTGCCGCCATGAGCTTGGAAACATAAGATGTCTAGCATTGGAGAAAATTGCAGAGTCACTGGAATTGCCATGCCGATACCAAATCTTTGGCTGTCAAGATATATTCGCTTATCATAGTAGGCTTCGGCATGAGCAGAACTGCAGGTTTCGTCCATACAACTGCCCTTATGCGGGATCTGAATGCACTGTTACTGGTGATATTCAGTCCCTTGTTGCACACCTCAAAAATGATCACAAGGTTGATATGCATGACGGCTGTACCTTCAACCATCGTTATGTCAAAGCTAATCCTCAAGATGTTGAGAATGCTACGTGGATGTTGACT GTATTCAACTGTTTTGGTCACCAGTTCTGCTTGCACTTTGAGGCCTTCAATGTCGGTGTGGCACCAGTATACATGGCATTCCTTCGTTTTAtgggtgatgatgatgatgcgAAAAAGTTTAGTTATAGTCTTGAAGTAGGTGGATTTGGCAGAAAGTTAATATGGCAAGGAGTTCCTAGGAGCATCCGTGATAGTCATAAAACTGTCCGAGACAGTTTAGACGGGCTGCTCATTCAAAGGAGCATGGCACTCTTCTTCTCTGGTGGTGACAGGAAGGAACTAAAGCTGAAGGTAGCCGGGCGCATTTGGAGAGAACCATTGTAA
- the LOC104105664 gene encoding histone-lysine N-methyltransferase ASHH3-like isoform X3, protein MVIVNQCYKWSTIEAMPAMKTAVHGGIGHVFSKLTKEIGDPVDFELPDWLNKWQSMPYTFIKRNIYLTKKVKRRVEDDGIFCSCSSTAESSAVCGKDCLCGMLMSSCSSGCKCGSSCLNKLFHQRPVKKMKLVKTEKCGSGIVADEDIKRGEFVIEYVGEVIDDKTCEERLWKMKHSGETNFYLCEINRDMVIDATYKGNKSRYINHSCSPNTEMQKWMNDGETRIGIFAARDIKRGEHLTYDYHRFVQFGADQDCHCGAAGCRRKLGIKPNKPKHPASDAALKIVARQVAATSPKLKALLCTNHVYQTGAPLIGCMGYDSDIKIRRPHNCIGQVIRIIRSLDRRSFGIVKQFDAIAKKHLIMFEDGSVEYFDLSKEDWEFCNFLV, encoded by the exons ATG GTTATAGTCAATCAGTGTTATAAATGGTCAACAATTGAAGCGATGCCTGCTATGAAG ACTGCTGTTCATGGTGGCATTGGGCACGTATTCAGCAAACTAACAAAGGAGATTGGAGATCCTGTTGACTTTGAACTTCCAGATTGGTTAAATAAATGGCAATCAATGCCCTATACCTTTATAAAGCGCA ATATATACCTTACTAAGAAGGTAAAGCGACGTGTGGAAGATGATGGTATATTTTGTTCCTGCAGCTCAACGGCAGAATCTTCTGCTGTGTGTGGCAAGGATTGTCTCTGTGG CATGCTGATGTCTAGCTGCTCCTCGGGTTGTAAATGTGGGAGTTCTTGTCTGAATAAGTTATTCCATCAACGTCCTGTGAAGAAGATGAAATTAGTGAAG ACTGAGAAATGTGGCTCTGGGATTGTGGCAGATGAAGATATCAAGCGAGGAGAGTTTGTCATAGAGTAtgttggagaag TTATTGATGACAAAACATGTGAAGAGAGACTTTGGAAAATGAAGCACAGTGGGGAAACAAACTTTTACTTGTGTGAAATCAACCGGGATATGGTGATTGATGCCACTTACAAGGGCAACAAATCCCGATACATTAATCATAGTTGTAGTCCAAATACTGAGATGCAGAAATG GATGAATGATGGTGAAACAAGAATTGGCATATTTGCAGCACGGGACATTAAAAGGGGCGAGCATCTGACCTACGATTACCA CAGGTTCGTTCAATTTGGTGCAGATCAAGATTGCCACTGTGGTGCTGCAGGATGTAGGCGAAAGCTGGGTATTAAACCTAACAAGCCAAAACACCCTGCTTCAGATGCTGCATTAAAGATAGTGGCACGTCAGGTGGCTGCCACCTCTCCAAAACTGAAAGCGCTTCTATGCACGAATCAT GTTTATCAAACTGGAGCTCCTTTAATAG GATGTATGGGTTATGATTCTGACATAAAAATCAGGCGACCTCATAATTGCATTGGTCAAGTTATACGAATAATTCGTTCTCTTGACAGGAG GTCCTTTGGAATTGTAAAACAGTTTGATGCCATCGCCAAGAAACATTTG ATCATGTTTGAAGATGGCAGTGTTGAGTACTTTGACCTGTCAAAAGAAGATTGGGAGTTCTGTAACTTTCTGGTGTAA
- the LOC104105668 gene encoding metal tolerance protein 4-like isoform X2: protein MEGELEANNINGTKTPLLEGWKLSGSGRRSSRRFSRHNSFTSLRRDFLSRLPDKVINSFVIDSEASYIINNLSISSDLTKVASDCIDEEDLEEQAQHERAMRISNYANIILLALKIYATVKSGSLAIAASTLDSLLDLMAGGILWFTHLSMKNINVYKYPIGKLRVQPVGIIVFAAIMATLGFQVLIQAVEQLVENKAPEKMTLNQLAWLYSIMLTATVVKLALWLYCRSSGNNIVRAYAKDHYFDVVTNVVGLIAAVLGDKFYWWIDPVGALILAIYTISNWSATVIENAVSLVGQSAPPEVMQKLTYVVIRHPQVKRIDTVRAYTFGVLYFVEVDIELPEDLPLKEAHIIGETLQIKLEKLPEVERAFVHLDFECEHKPEHSVPSKLPNNES from the exons ATGGAGGGAGAATTAGAGGCTAACAATATTAATGGAACTAAAACGCCATTGTTGGAGGGGTGGAAGCTTAGCGGAAGTGGACGGCGGAGCAGCCGGCGTTTCAgccggcataactcttttacGTCGCTCCGCCGTGATTTCTTGTCTAGGCTTCCAGATAAGGTGATCAACTCTTTTGTTATTGATTCTGAAGCTTCATACATCATTAATAACCTCTCCATATCCTCTGACTTAACCAAAG TTGCTTCTGATTGCATTGATGAAGAGGATCTCGAAGAACAAGCTCAACATGAGAGAGCAATGAGAATCTCCAATTATGCAAACATTATACTGCTTGCTCTCAAG ATCTATGCCACAGTAAAGAGTGGTTCTTTAGCTATTGCTGCATCTACACTGGATTCATTGCTTGACCTCATGGCTGGTGGCATACTATGGTTTACTCATCTTTCAATGAAAAATATTAATGTCTATAAATATCCTATTGGAAAATTGAGAGTGCAGCCTGTTGGAATCATCGTCTTTGCTGCTATTATGGCTACACTTG GCTTTCAGGTGCTGATCCAGGCTGTAGAACAACTAGTTGAAAATAAAGCTCCTGAAAAGATGACTTTGAATCAGCTCGCATGGTTATATTCCATCATGTTAACTGCCACAGTAGTAAAACTTGCCCTTTGGCTTTACTGCAGAAGCTCAGGAAACAACATTGTTCGTGCGTATGCAAAG GATCACTATTTTGATGTGGTTACTAACGTAGTCGGGTTAATAGCAGCTGTACTTGGTGATAAGTTCTACTGGTGGATTGATCCCGTTGGTGCTCTTATCCTTGCTATTTATACAATCTCAAATTGGTCAGCCACTGTGATAGAGAATGCAG TGTCACTGGTAGGACAATCAGCTCCTCCTGAAGTTATGCAGAAGTTAACATATGTTGTTATAAGACATCCTCAAGTGAAACGTATTGATACAGTTCGAGCATACACCTTTGGTGTCTTGTACTTTGTTGAG GTTGATATTGAACTCCCGGAAGATTTGCCATTGAAAGAAGCACATATTATCGGAGAGACTCTACAAATAAAGCTCGAGAAACTCCCTGAAGTGGAACGCGCATTTGTTCATCTTGATTTTGAATGTGAACACAAACCAGAACACTCCGTCCCCAGCAAGCTGCCCAACAATGAATCTTAA